From one Ooceraea biroi isolate clonal line C1 chromosome 7, Obir_v5.4, whole genome shotgun sequence genomic stretch:
- the LOC105285480 gene encoding 39S ribosomal protein L9, mitochondrial — protein MLKFPKLLVNHVKMLAAPLPSQADCLLQQTRNTYILKRKYELPLHKKNQKPHRFKSRHYIYEVVDHQDKKKQKVLDLILTKFVSGIGNVGTRVSIPANVAYKSLLLPKLADYATPENVEKYMKLVETQEVESPFSSVTVENTMKYLTQLQVAVVMSKDVPWTLEKWHIRTHFRKVSVSVPEDAITMPEKPISGPNMDIEGKEFYVTLTINNREQIKVRCVIHHWATEKAARLFVPEFWKLPPEPIFPEDKPILDSLQSEANKLNESENKLS, from the exons ATGCTGAAATTTCCGAAATTACTCGTAAATCATGTAAAGATGTTAGCAGCGCCTTTGCCGAGTCAAGCAGACTGTTTGTTACAACAAACACGG AATACTTATAttcttaaaagaaaatatgaactCCCTCTGCACAAGAAGAATCAGAAGCCACATCGCTTCAAATCAAGGCATTACATTTATGAAGTTGTTGATCACCAGGataaaaaaaagcagaaagTACTCGATTTGATTCTAACTAAATTTGTATCAGGAATTGGTAATGTTGGTACTAGGGTATCGATACCTGCAAATGTTGCATACAAGTCGCTTTTACTGCCAAAATTAGCAGATTATGCTACTCCTGAgaatgttgaaaaatatatgaaactaGTAGAGACTCAAGAGGTCGAGTCACCATTTAGTTCTGTTACTGTGGAGAACACAATGAAGTATCTGACACAGTTACAAGTAGCAGTGGTAATGTCGAAGGATGTACCGTGGACATTGGAAAAATGGCATATAAGAACACATTTTCGCAAAGTCAGTGTCAGTGTGCCCGAAGATGCAATAACAATGCCTGAAAAACCGATATCAGGACCGAACATGGATATagaaggaaaagaattttatgttaCGCTGACGATTAACAATCGCGAGCAAATTAAGGTGAGATGTGTCATACATCACTGGGCGACTGAAAAGGCGGCGCGATTATTTGTCCCCGAGTTTTGGAAGTTACCACCTGAGCCAATATTTCCCGAGGACAAACCGATATTAGATTCTCTCCAGTCCGAGGCGAATAAATTGAACGAATCGGAAAACAAATTGAGTTGA
- the LOC105285481 gene encoding uncharacterized protein LOC105285481 isoform X1, with protein sequence MGERYFAWDDISDGLILSSVTKAEDEQAKGRKKQTADTPTSSEIYCPHGYLILSYQEMLNDSEKMKFRKHYLRKVMPNEPDVIILQDIKDLVLFLLVTPVSPQFINFLHLPIVDRFLRALIVYFQHYVEIWEDLMQERAATMRKAPNPLARGHRSQYAEDMRTLRCVLGREYVDLILGCQSGSQYHHVMTTKKRTSVTQSQGEKDLRIFEALISVAHRVVWIALQRKYYTLIELELHRLLRTEAYNTAQRQSGSRVIQDMLEDDIRILHGREAMKQTLKSRLLKNSPLSHELVYSDCDYRLLLLGNTIIAALGLLLYKLMVAFCRVNNYLLCLPKGIVDLDAHDPKIIYLKNALLIKEEMLSQLGIRVGILGHNRSDYDIMLAPNETEEPAESMEISPLDSKIMETRRSVPLDKLSEQIQKIKRLPSRKFEYEAIEDFPVKEMSTEKHDKIREEARRRWIRREIKRRHRKLFDTYSMATTLE encoded by the exons ATGGGTGAAAGATACTTTGCATGGGATGATATCTCAGACGGATTGATCTTATCGAG TGTAACAAAGGCGGAAGATGAGCAAGCTAAGGGACGAAAGAAGCAAACTGCTGATACGCCTACTTCCTCGGAAATTTATTGCCCTCATGGATACCTGATTTTAAGCTATCAGGAGATGCTGAATGACAGCGAAAAG ATGAAATTTCGGAAGCATTATCTGAGGAAAGTGATGCCGAACGAGCCGGACGTGATTATTCTGCAAGACATCAAAGACCTCGTGCTCTTCCTGCTTGTAACACCCGTCAGTCCCCAATTCATAAACTTCCTGCACTTGCCGATCGTTGACCGATTTCTAAGGGCGTTGATCGTCTATTTCCAACACTATGTAGAGATATGGGAGGACTTGATGCAGGAGCGAGCCGCCACCATGAGGAAGGCGCCGAATCCGTTGGCACGTGGACACAGATCCCAGTATGCCGAGGATATGCGTACCCTTCGCTGCGTCCTGGGTAGAGAATACGTGGATTTGATACTGGGCTGCCAGAGCGGGTCGCAGTATCACCACGTGATGACTACCAAGAAACGGACGTCGGTCACGCAGTCGCAGGGTGAAAAGGACCTGAGGATCTTCGAAGCCCTGATTAGCGTGGCTCACCGTGTCGTGTGGATAGCGTTGCAACGCAAATATTACACCTTGATCG AACTGGAATTGCACAGACTACTTCGGACCGAAGCGTACAACACTGCACAGAGACAGAGCGGCAGCAGAGTTATTCAGGACATGCTGGAGGACGACATTCGCATATTACATGGCCGTGAAGCCATGAAGCAGACATTGAAAAGTCGATTACTCAAGAACTCCCCTCTGTCTCATGAGCTGGTGTACTCGGACTGCGATTATCGCCTTCTTTTATTAGGTAATACCATTATTGCTGCGCTTGGTCTGCTATTATACAAGTTGATGGTTGCATTCTGtcgtgtaaataattatttgctcTGTTTACCTAAAGGGATAGTAGATCTAGATGCGCATGACCCGAAAATCATTTATCTCAAAAATGCTCTCCTTATCAAAGAGGAAATGTTGTCCCAATTGGGAATCAGGGTAGGTATACTGGGTCATAATCGTTCAGATTACGATATAATGTTAGCACCAAACGAAACGGAGGAGCCAGCCGAATCGATGGAAATTAGTCCACTCGATAGCAAGATTATGGAAACGCGAAGAAGTGTGCCTCTTGATAAACTTTCG GAACAGatccaaaaaattaaaagattgcCATCTCGCAAATTCGAATACGAAGCAATCGAAGATTTTCCAGTAAAAGAGATGTCGACCGAGAAACATGATAAAATTCGTGAAGAAGCTCGGAGAAGATGGATCCGTCGAGAAATAAAACGTCGTCATCGCAAATTATTTGATACTTATTCTATGGCTACAACTCTAGAGTGA
- the LOC105285478 gene encoding INO80 complex subunit D isoform X2: protein MRGAGRNATLVPSTHSKVMQSCKNNKSKGKCAKQRIRVAPVLDAAYKTVGVNAIGEASVECGAGENHKFSNLIQSRQRHIENLKRLRSKKQSRDHTLLYYPRAGDEIFDSDSSGDEMTIHQRHWFSGESATTLNRAARLSQLRLQLQRQLLQLHIDGGGTELILQHRVRCLLEAASRDPASTARALIDSPGTSKVLDGPLLVGGPCGAEGCQQTSLPCTRHCSRHIMLNGDQLLFEHCTAKFSDNTQCCVPVFDVAHELPLCPEHARKRDNYHRKAQESKPKKARKKPASPTIPAKPKPKSKPKKRKRPPSNKIETKGATLLHEESHYMSQINCSENHTKTLNNLNVPQGSSNTSNLNLGLGLGSLGLGGGLKVELGDNEVFASLDSAEHDFGTVLNNLPPDAFNDLFIEGRNGDYEPSREEEEELQRALDEVDKDVRNLERMGQTHGLLEPALLAQLMSDIAS, encoded by the exons ATGCGAG GAGCGGGAAGAAATGCCACGCTGGTCCCGTCTACGCATTCTAAAGTGATGCAAAGCTGCAAGAACAACAAGTCTAAGGGGAAATGTGCGAAGCAGAGGATAAGAGTAGCACCTGTGCTGGACGCAGCCTACAAGACTGTCGGAGTGAACGCTATAGGAGAGGCGAGCGTCGAGTGTGGTGCTGGAGAgaatcataaattttctaatctaATTCAATCTAGACAGCGGCACATTGAGAATCTGAAAAGATTAAGGTCCAAGAAGCAAAGCCGGGACCACACTCTGTTGTATTATCCTAGAGCTGGGGATGAGATATTCGACAGTGATTCGAGCGGAGACGAGATGACGATCCATCAGCGTCATTGGTTCTCCGGTGAATCCGCCACGACGTTAAATCGCGCAGCTCGACTGTCCCAACTGCGTCTGCAACTGCAACGGCAATTGCTTCAGTTGCACATCGACGGAGGTGGTACTGAACTGATACTGCAACACAGAGTGAGATGCCTGTTGGAGGCAGCGTCGAGAGATCCCGCTTCCACCGCGAGGGCTTTGATCGATTCTCCAGGTACCAGCAAGGTACTCGACGGACCGCTGCTGGTTGGTGGACCATGCGGAGCGGAAGGATGCCAACAAACCTCCTTGCCTTGTACCCGGCATTGCTCCCGTCATATTATGTTAAACGGAGATCAGCTGTTATTTGAGCATTGCACTGCCAAGTTTAGTGACAACACACAGTGTTGCGTTCCTGTATTCGATGTCGCGCACGAATTACCTCTTTGTCCGGAACACGCAAGGAAGAGGGACAATTATCACCGTAAAGCCCAAGAATCCAAACCAAAGAAGGCACGTAAAAAGCCAGCCTCTCCCACTATCCCGGCGAAGCCTAAACCCAAGTCGAAGCCGAAGAAGCGCAAACGGCCGCCCTCCAACAAGATAGAGACCAAGGGTGCCACATTATTGCACGAGGAGAGTCATTACATGAGCCAAATAAATTGTAGTGAAAATCACACCAAGACATTAAACAACCTGAATGTTCCGCAGGGAAGTTCAAATACGTCTAACTTAAATCTAGGATTGGGATTAGGCTCTCTCGGACTTGGCGGAGGACTCAAGGTTGAGCTTGGAGATAACGAGGTGTTCGCTTCTCTGGATTCTGCTGAGCACGATTTTGGCACCGTGCTCAACAACTTACCGCCCGATGCTTTTAACGACTTGTTTATCG AGGGTAGAAATGGAGATTACGAGCCGTcaagagaggaggaagaggaattGCAACGGGCTTTGGACGAAGTTGATAAAGATGTACGGAATTTGGAAAGGATGGGGCAAACGCATGGACTCTTGGAGCCGGCATTGCTCGCCCAGCTTATGTCGGACATCGCCTCGTAG
- the LOC105285478 gene encoding INO80 complex subunit D isoform X1, with protein sequence MFGVNYYARWKRSGQKRQSMKVPISENSNMDNKLKFSDRLKALLKTEAHEDVDPYIFSEPEPFATGAGRNATLVPSTHSKVMQSCKNNKSKGKCAKQRIRVAPVLDAAYKTVGVNAIGEASVECGAGENHKFSNLIQSRQRHIENLKRLRSKKQSRDHTLLYYPRAGDEIFDSDSSGDEMTIHQRHWFSGESATTLNRAARLSQLRLQLQRQLLQLHIDGGGTELILQHRVRCLLEAASRDPASTARALIDSPGTSKVLDGPLLVGGPCGAEGCQQTSLPCTRHCSRHIMLNGDQLLFEHCTAKFSDNTQCCVPVFDVAHELPLCPEHARKRDNYHRKAQESKPKKARKKPASPTIPAKPKPKSKPKKRKRPPSNKIETKGATLLHEESHYMSQINCSENHTKTLNNLNVPQGSSNTSNLNLGLGLGSLGLGGGLKVELGDNEVFASLDSAEHDFGTVLNNLPPDAFNDLFIEGRNGDYEPSREEEEELQRALDEVDKDVRNLERMGQTHGLLEPALLAQLMSDIAS encoded by the exons ATGTTCGGTGTAAACTACTATGCGAG GTGGAAGAGATCTGGACAGAAGCGGCAATCAATGAAGGTCCCTATTTCCGAAAACTCAAACATGGACAATAAATTGAAGTTTTCGGATCGCCTGAAGGCTTTGCTGAAAACCGAGGCACACGAAGATGTTGATCCGTACATTTTTAGTGAACCAGAACCATTTGCTACAGGAGCGGGAAGAAATGCCACGCTGGTCCCGTCTACGCATTCTAAAGTGATGCAAAGCTGCAAGAACAACAAGTCTAAGGGGAAATGTGCGAAGCAGAGGATAAGAGTAGCACCTGTGCTGGACGCAGCCTACAAGACTGTCGGAGTGAACGCTATAGGAGAGGCGAGCGTCGAGTGTGGTGCTGGAGAgaatcataaattttctaatctaATTCAATCTAGACAGCGGCACATTGAGAATCTGAAAAGATTAAGGTCCAAGAAGCAAAGCCGGGACCACACTCTGTTGTATTATCCTAGAGCTGGGGATGAGATATTCGACAGTGATTCGAGCGGAGACGAGATGACGATCCATCAGCGTCATTGGTTCTCCGGTGAATCCGCCACGACGTTAAATCGCGCAGCTCGACTGTCCCAACTGCGTCTGCAACTGCAACGGCAATTGCTTCAGTTGCACATCGACGGAGGTGGTACTGAACTGATACTGCAACACAGAGTGAGATGCCTGTTGGAGGCAGCGTCGAGAGATCCCGCTTCCACCGCGAGGGCTTTGATCGATTCTCCAGGTACCAGCAAGGTACTCGACGGACCGCTGCTGGTTGGTGGACCATGCGGAGCGGAAGGATGCCAACAAACCTCCTTGCCTTGTACCCGGCATTGCTCCCGTCATATTATGTTAAACGGAGATCAGCTGTTATTTGAGCATTGCACTGCCAAGTTTAGTGACAACACACAGTGTTGCGTTCCTGTATTCGATGTCGCGCACGAATTACCTCTTTGTCCGGAACACGCAAGGAAGAGGGACAATTATCACCGTAAAGCCCAAGAATCCAAACCAAAGAAGGCACGTAAAAAGCCAGCCTCTCCCACTATCCCGGCGAAGCCTAAACCCAAGTCGAAGCCGAAGAAGCGCAAACGGCCGCCCTCCAACAAGATAGAGACCAAGGGTGCCACATTATTGCACGAGGAGAGTCATTACATGAGCCAAATAAATTGTAGTGAAAATCACACCAAGACATTAAACAACCTGAATGTTCCGCAGGGAAGTTCAAATACGTCTAACTTAAATCTAGGATTGGGATTAGGCTCTCTCGGACTTGGCGGAGGACTCAAGGTTGAGCTTGGAGATAACGAGGTGTTCGCTTCTCTGGATTCTGCTGAGCACGATTTTGGCACCGTGCTCAACAACTTACCGCCCGATGCTTTTAACGACTTGTTTATCG AGGGTAGAAATGGAGATTACGAGCCGTcaagagaggaggaagaggaattGCAACGGGCTTTGGACGAAGTTGATAAAGATGTACGGAATTTGGAAAGGATGGGGCAAACGCATGGACTCTTGGAGCCGGCATTGCTCGCCCAGCTTATGTCGGACATCGCCTCGTAG
- the LOC105285481 gene encoding uncharacterized protein LOC105285481 isoform X3, with protein sequence MLNDSEKMKFRKHYLRKVMPNEPDVIILQDIKDLVLFLLVTPVSPQFINFLHLPIVDRFLRALIVYFQHYVEIWEDLMQERAATMRKAPNPLARGHRSQYAEDMRTLRCVLGREYVDLILGCQSGSQYHHVMTTKKRTSVTQSQGEKDLRIFEALISVAHRVVWIALQRKYYTLIELELHRLLRTEAYNTAQRQSGSRVIQDMLEDDIRILHGREAMKQTLKSRLLKNSPLSHELVYSDCDYRLLLLGNTIIAALGLLLYKLMVAFCRVNNYLLCLPKGIVDLDAHDPKIIYLKNALLIKEEMLSQLGIRVGILGHNRSDYDIMLAPNETEEPAESMEISPLDSKIMETRRSVPLDKLSEQIQKIKRLPSRKFEYEAIEDFPVKEMSTEKHDKIREEARRRWIRREIKRRHRKLFDTYSMATTLE encoded by the exons ATGCTGAATGACAGCGAAAAG ATGAAATTTCGGAAGCATTATCTGAGGAAAGTGATGCCGAACGAGCCGGACGTGATTATTCTGCAAGACATCAAAGACCTCGTGCTCTTCCTGCTTGTAACACCCGTCAGTCCCCAATTCATAAACTTCCTGCACTTGCCGATCGTTGACCGATTTCTAAGGGCGTTGATCGTCTATTTCCAACACTATGTAGAGATATGGGAGGACTTGATGCAGGAGCGAGCCGCCACCATGAGGAAGGCGCCGAATCCGTTGGCACGTGGACACAGATCCCAGTATGCCGAGGATATGCGTACCCTTCGCTGCGTCCTGGGTAGAGAATACGTGGATTTGATACTGGGCTGCCAGAGCGGGTCGCAGTATCACCACGTGATGACTACCAAGAAACGGACGTCGGTCACGCAGTCGCAGGGTGAAAAGGACCTGAGGATCTTCGAAGCCCTGATTAGCGTGGCTCACCGTGTCGTGTGGATAGCGTTGCAACGCAAATATTACACCTTGATCG AACTGGAATTGCACAGACTACTTCGGACCGAAGCGTACAACACTGCACAGAGACAGAGCGGCAGCAGAGTTATTCAGGACATGCTGGAGGACGACATTCGCATATTACATGGCCGTGAAGCCATGAAGCAGACATTGAAAAGTCGATTACTCAAGAACTCCCCTCTGTCTCATGAGCTGGTGTACTCGGACTGCGATTATCGCCTTCTTTTATTAGGTAATACCATTATTGCTGCGCTTGGTCTGCTATTATACAAGTTGATGGTTGCATTCTGtcgtgtaaataattatttgctcTGTTTACCTAAAGGGATAGTAGATCTAGATGCGCATGACCCGAAAATCATTTATCTCAAAAATGCTCTCCTTATCAAAGAGGAAATGTTGTCCCAATTGGGAATCAGGGTAGGTATACTGGGTCATAATCGTTCAGATTACGATATAATGTTAGCACCAAACGAAACGGAGGAGCCAGCCGAATCGATGGAAATTAGTCCACTCGATAGCAAGATTATGGAAACGCGAAGAAGTGTGCCTCTTGATAAACTTTCG GAACAGatccaaaaaattaaaagattgcCATCTCGCAAATTCGAATACGAAGCAATCGAAGATTTTCCAGTAAAAGAGATGTCGACCGAGAAACATGATAAAATTCGTGAAGAAGCTCGGAGAAGATGGATCCGTCGAGAAATAAAACGTCGTCATCGCAAATTATTTGATACTTATTCTATGGCTACAACTCTAGAGTGA
- the LOC105285479 gene encoding uncharacterized protein C1orf198 homolog, protein MSSSILATRAEQYFYSMNPIAQRISEDITATKEAYEGLWNTLSIAERNQAINETIIQPEVALKYTLKKVESTKELPEWYPRLRIQTGMKYVIDETGSTLRWRDEHSAPFSFMTQSQMNLSLIDSNEELKSKSLRSHFGDSPHFSSPVQTQRSNSCLMTDGYGSAHQVGCCPADCYTSSLFENDQCSNLLINEIDSERSDSIFAKLINKTSLLKLQSDIEDDMESLVRERDSDTDKSQSNTLGVMSRTKSSDINESTALLETPSSYSSFQSSQLNQEEEERSIPKTGFEFLDNW, encoded by the exons ATGAGTTCCAGTATCCTTGCTACAAGAGCAGAGCAGTATTTTTACAGCATGAATCCCATAGCTCAGAGAATCAGCGAGGATATAACTGCTACGAAAGAAGCATACGAGGGTTTGTGGAATACTTTGAGCATAGCCGAGCGCAATCAAGCTATCAATGAAACCATAATTCAGCCTGAAGTAGCCTTGAAATATACCTTGAAGAAGGTGGAATCGACCAAGGAGTTGCCTGAGTGGTATCCAAGACTGCGCATACAGACAGGAATGAAATATGTCATAGACGAAACTGGTTCC ACTTTACGATGGCGCGACGAACACTCCGCGCCATTTTCATTCATGACTCAGTCGCAGATGAATCTCAGTTTGATCGATTCCAACGAAGAGTTGAAGTCGAAATCCCTGAGATCTCATTTTGGAGACTCGCCGCACTTCTCCAGTCCCGTACAGACGCAGCGAAGTAATTCTTGTCTGATGACCGATGGCTACGGTTCTGCGCATCAAGTTGGTTGTTGCCCGGCAGATTGCTACACCAGCAgtttatttgaaaatgatCAGTGCAgcaatttgttgataaatGAGATCGACAGTGAACGCTCCGACAGTATATTTGCTAAACTGATCAATAAGACGTCTTTGTTGAAATTACAAAGTGACATCGAAGATGATATGGAGAGCTTGGTAAGGGAGAGAGATTCCGATACGGACAAGAGTCAGTCAAACACTTTGGGGGTGATGTCGCGAACAAAATCGAGCGATATCAACGAATCAACCGCTCTGTTGGAGACACCCAGTTCCTACAGCAGCTTTCAGTCGTCGCAATTGAAtcaagaggaggaggagagaagtATACCAAAGACTGGATTTGAGTTTCTGGATAATTGGTAA
- the LOC105285481 gene encoding uncharacterized protein LOC105285481 isoform X2 — MGERYFAWDDISDGLILSSVTKAEDEQAKGRKKQTADTPTSSEIYCPHGYLILSYQEMLNDSEKMKFRKHYLRKVMPNEPDVIILQDIKDLVLFLLVTPVSPQFINFLHLPIVDRFLRALIVYFQHYVEIWEDLMQERAATMRKAPNPLARGHRSQYAEDMRTLRCVLGREYVDLILGCQSGSQYHHVMTTKKRTSVTQSQGEKDLRIFEALISVAHRVVWIALQRKYYTLIELELHRLLRTEAYNTAQRQSGSRVIQDMLEDDIRILHGREAMKQTLKSRLLKNSPLSHELVYSDCDYRLLLLGIVDLDAHDPKIIYLKNALLIKEEMLSQLGIRVGILGHNRSDYDIMLAPNETEEPAESMEISPLDSKIMETRRSVPLDKLSEQIQKIKRLPSRKFEYEAIEDFPVKEMSTEKHDKIREEARRRWIRREIKRRHRKLFDTYSMATTLE; from the exons ATGGGTGAAAGATACTTTGCATGGGATGATATCTCAGACGGATTGATCTTATCGAG TGTAACAAAGGCGGAAGATGAGCAAGCTAAGGGACGAAAGAAGCAAACTGCTGATACGCCTACTTCCTCGGAAATTTATTGCCCTCATGGATACCTGATTTTAAGCTATCAGGAGATGCTGAATGACAGCGAAAAG ATGAAATTTCGGAAGCATTATCTGAGGAAAGTGATGCCGAACGAGCCGGACGTGATTATTCTGCAAGACATCAAAGACCTCGTGCTCTTCCTGCTTGTAACACCCGTCAGTCCCCAATTCATAAACTTCCTGCACTTGCCGATCGTTGACCGATTTCTAAGGGCGTTGATCGTCTATTTCCAACACTATGTAGAGATATGGGAGGACTTGATGCAGGAGCGAGCCGCCACCATGAGGAAGGCGCCGAATCCGTTGGCACGTGGACACAGATCCCAGTATGCCGAGGATATGCGTACCCTTCGCTGCGTCCTGGGTAGAGAATACGTGGATTTGATACTGGGCTGCCAGAGCGGGTCGCAGTATCACCACGTGATGACTACCAAGAAACGGACGTCGGTCACGCAGTCGCAGGGTGAAAAGGACCTGAGGATCTTCGAAGCCCTGATTAGCGTGGCTCACCGTGTCGTGTGGATAGCGTTGCAACGCAAATATTACACCTTGATCG AACTGGAATTGCACAGACTACTTCGGACCGAAGCGTACAACACTGCACAGAGACAGAGCGGCAGCAGAGTTATTCAGGACATGCTGGAGGACGACATTCGCATATTACATGGCCGTGAAGCCATGAAGCAGACATTGAAAAGTCGATTACTCAAGAACTCCCCTCTGTCTCATGAGCTGGTGTACTCGGACTGCGATTATCGCCTTCTTTTATTAG GGATAGTAGATCTAGATGCGCATGACCCGAAAATCATTTATCTCAAAAATGCTCTCCTTATCAAAGAGGAAATGTTGTCCCAATTGGGAATCAGGGTAGGTATACTGGGTCATAATCGTTCAGATTACGATATAATGTTAGCACCAAACGAAACGGAGGAGCCAGCCGAATCGATGGAAATTAGTCCACTCGATAGCAAGATTATGGAAACGCGAAGAAGTGTGCCTCTTGATAAACTTTCG GAACAGatccaaaaaattaaaagattgcCATCTCGCAAATTCGAATACGAAGCAATCGAAGATTTTCCAGTAAAAGAGATGTCGACCGAGAAACATGATAAAATTCGTGAAGAAGCTCGGAGAAGATGGATCCGTCGAGAAATAAAACGTCGTCATCGCAAATTATTTGATACTTATTCTATGGCTACAACTCTAGAGTGA